The sequence AAAAGATCTCATTATCAAAGCATTGGAGAAGCATAAGGGACGCAGGAACAAAGCTGCAGACGAATTGGGAATTTCACAGAGAACATTATACAGAAAAATAAAACAATATAACCTCGAAGAATAAAAAAAATTAATTATGATGAAAATTAGCGCAAAGCCAATCAATTTTAAGTTCAATGATTACTTGAGCAACGGATACGAATTTTTAAAGAATAATTTCGGAAACCTGTTTGTCGCGTTTTTACTTTGCATTGTTATGTCGATCATCCCGTTTTGCAGCTTTTTAGCAATTGGGAATTTTTACAAATACTGCAGAAATTTGAAAGCGGGAAGACAGGCAAGCCCTGGAGATATCTTCAATTTTGACGATTTCATGGCATATTTCGTGTTACAGCTTATCCTTATTGGGGCAGTTTTGCTGCTATGTTTTCCCATGATGATCTTTATGCCTGTTGCAGCAATGGCCAACGGAGGAGAACCTTCTGCGGGATTGCCGATATTTGTGGTGATTTATATGATTGCTATGTATATCGTAATCTTAATCGTTTCACTTAAAGCATTTTATATGATAGGATTAATATCTTTAGGTGGAGTAAGAGATATCAAAACAGCATGGCAGATGTCTTCAACAATGTCAAAAGGAAATTTATTGTCAATATTCTTATTTTCACTTGTTGTGAGTATTCTTGGGCAATTGGGGATTTTAGCCTGTGGTATCGGTCTTTTCCTTACATTGCCATTTGTACATACCTCTCATTATTTTGCTTATGAAGATGCACTTCAGCAAGTCGGAAATGACGAAATAAAAGAAATCGGATCTAAAAATGAATTTTAAAGTTAAAAATATCAAAATCAAACAGCCAAAATTTTCATGGCTTTTATTGTTGTGTTTAGGAGTTCTGCACTCTTGCTACAGTTTTACAGGATCATCTTTAACGGATGAAAAAACTGTGCAGATCAACGAATTTCCAAACAATGCTGCTTTGGTGAATCCTACATTATCACAGCAGTTTTCTACCGATATTCAAAACCGATTTTTACAAAGAACAACCTTAAAAGGAACAAAGGAAAATCCTGATATTCTGATTGAAGGGGAGATCACAGATTATTCGATCACGCCTACAACGATCAGTTCCACAACAGTTCCGACAAATTCCGGAGGAACGATTCAGGAATCTCAGAATAAACTGACAATCACGGTGAAAGTACATTATGAAAATAAACTTCACCCGGATTCAAGTTTCGACAGAACATATTCTGATGAAGCTGTTTTCAACAGCAACTTGTCGCAGTCTGAGATTGAAAGCTCTCAGGTGAAAATAGCGACAGACAGAATTATAAATAAGATTTTTAACGACATCGTAGCGAATTGGTAAAATGAATCATAGAGTTTTAGAATTATTAAAGGCCCCAAAAAACATTCAGTCAGAGGATCTAGATCTTCTGAAAGAGGAGATTAATTCTTTCCCCTATATTCAAAATATCAGAGCTTTATACTTGTATGGAGTGCATCTTCATGATAAAGAAAATTATCAGAAAGTACTTTCTACAACGGCTGCTTATACCACCGATAAAAAAATTCTTTATCAGTTAATTAATGGTAAAATCCAGCAAAAACCAAAGCCTGAAATTCAACCGGAACTGGCAAAGGAAAAGATAATTCCTACCGAAAATCCGCTTAAAGTTTTGTATCAGTCAAAAGCTACCGGTTTCCCGATAAAAAGGGAAGAACCGCAGCATACGGAAATTCAGCCTGAAATTGTTGAAGAACCAAAAGCTCAGACAGCCGATCCAAAAGAAGAATCCCGCATACATCCGGATCCAAAACCGGAAATCAAACATCTGTATGTAAAAGGAGAGCGAAACAGGATTTTATTTGAAGGTGAAGAAGACTTCCTGGATGATGATACTGTTGAAACTATTGATCTTGAATCGACATTGGAATCCGGGTCAATCGTTACTCAGAAAGCCGAAATAAAACAGGAAAATATTCAGCCGGAAGAAATCTCTGCTGAAATTGCAAGTAAAGATGAAGCTGAAGAGATTGAAGAATTCACTCCTGAAACCATTATTGAAGAAGAAAAAATAGCTTCTGAGGCTGAAAAAGAAGAAATTTTAGACGAATCTCAGTTAAGTTTTCATGAAACTGCATCTTTTATGGCTGAAAATCAGATTGATGAGGTTGAAGAGGAAAAGGTTGAAGTTAAGGCAGACAATATAATTAAAGCCGAAGAAACAGCAGATTTCACTCCTGAAAAAATCATTAATGAAGATAAAATTTCATCGGAAGAAGAGGAAAAATCTGTTCGTGATGATGAAGAACTAAGTTTTCATGGAATGGAATCTTTCTTACCTGAAGTAAAAATTAATGCTAATGCTGAAGAAGCAAAAACAGAAATTCCCAAAACCAGCATCAACAAACACGAAGACGAAATGCGTCGTCTGATCGAGGAGGTTGAGAAAAAAATGAAGGAAAAAGCGGCTTCTCAGGAAATTAAAAAAGAAGAAGAATCAGAAGATATCGGGCACGACATCAGTTTTGCAGAAACTCAAAGTTTTGAAGTAAAACCCATAGAGCCGGAAGCAGAAAATAGAGTTGAAACTGTTCAGCCTGAAGTTGTTGAAGAGCCCCAAAAAGAAATTATTGCAGAGAAAAAAGAAACTCCAAAAGAAGAAACTCCAACCGAAGCGAAATCTACTTGGAAACCAATGTCTTTTGAATCTAATCTTCCGGATTCTCTACTCAATAAATCAGCAGAAACTCCTCAGCCAAAAGCCGAACCCGTTGTTCCTAAAACGGAAATTGTAGAAAAGGAAACAGAAAAAAAAGAAGCTCCAAAACAGGAAGAAATTTTACCTGAAGTTGAAGAAATTCCTGAATTTACCAAAGATAAATCCGAAAAGTTTGAGGAACTTACAGAAGAACTTCAAATTGACAAAGAAGCACCTATCATAGAAGAAACTTCTGAGAAACAAGAAGTTCCGGTGATGAATGTGTCTTTTTTTGGATCCGATATTGCAAAATGGATGACACCGGAGCCTGCAAAAGAGGAACAAACGGAACCTGAAGAAAATGTAAATACAACAGAAGAAATTCCTGCTAAACCAGAAGCCGTACAACCAACTCCTTCGGACAGCAATATTCCGGGATTCATCAACACGTGGCAAAGCTGGCTGAAAATCGACAGAACTCCTGAAAACGAAAAAGAAAAGCTGGAAGTAAAGAGCAAAGTGATTGAAACTTTCATCGAGAATAATCCAAAAATCAGTCAGTTAAAAGAAGAAAGCAGTTTCGTTGTAAGGGAAAAAGGAGACGATATTTCACATTTAATGACTGAAACGTTGGCGAATCTTTATTTTGAACAGAAATTGTATACAAAAGCCATCAAAGCATTTGAAACCCTGATCAGAAAGACGCCTGAAAAGAAAGCGTACTACGAAACTAGAATCCAGGAAATAAAAGATTTTAGAACTAAAGGATAAGATTGATCATAATGAATATTTTAGTAATTACACCTTTCGAAATAATATTTGCAGCCATTGCAGTGATCGTATTATATATTTCAGCCATTACGGTTTTATTTAAAACAAAATCAGGTATTTTGCCTTATTTGGCACTGATTCTTTTTCCGGTGATTGGCCCTTTGGGAATCATTTTCGGAAATCAATTAAATAAAACAAAATAAAAATAAAAGCGGCGGAAATTTTTCCGCCGCTTCTTTTATGTATGATCGATTACATCTTTATTACGCCTTAATTTTCGCCAAGCTTTTCGCCCTACAAAAATAACAACTATTACCAATGCAATGGCACAAATCCCAGCGATAATGGGGGCTGCCATTGCCAAAACAGACATAATTCCCGCTCCTGCAGTTTCCGTAGTTCCCACCACAGAATTTCCCAGTCCGCCCGTCGTAGCAGTCGATGCCGCCCGAATTCCTGCAAATCCCGAACTTATGGTTGCCGCCGTTCCGCCTCCCGCAATCAGAGCCAATGCCCACTGCGGAAACGTTCCTAAATCTGCAAACTGACTTGCAAATAAAACAGATCCCGCAACAGTAGCCATCGGAACCGAAACCGTATCCAGCAAATGATCGACAAAAGGGATGTAATACGCAAGAATTTCCACGATGGTCGCAATTCCTGTAGTAATTAATGTTGGAAGTCCGGCAAGCCATTCAAAATGCTCATTCATGGGAATCCAGTGAAGATAAGAAGCCAGGCTTACGGCAAACATCGGAAGAAAAACCCGGAAACCCGTTGCAGCAGCCAAGCCGATGCCAATAAATGCACTTATCACATAAGGTAAATAAGGAACGTTGTCTAACATATTAATTTTCAGATTTGTTTTTTATAAAGTTACAAAAAATAAATTCTCAAAATCAACAAGAGATCATTAAAAAAATAACCACAATCATCTGTAAAAATCAGTGTAATCTGTGGGGGGAAAAATAACCACAAATTTTTCGAAAATAAAATAAACTAAGGTTTTTTCTGAGCCTGACAAAGCTTAATAAACTGTTCCTGAACATCCTGAAATTTCTCAGGCATTTCCGGAGAAACCCAAAAAAGCATCGCCATCGTCTTGTCGCCAAAAGTTTCTTTAAACAGATCTTTATTCAGACGGTAACATTCTCTCAGAAGTCTTTTTATACGATTTCTGTGAACGGCTCTTTTGAAATATTTTTTAGAAACGGAAACCGCAAATTTTGTACTTTCGATCGGTACCGTCGGTTTATTTTTAAGGATAATAATTCTCAAATTCCCATTCGTTTTCCATTTACCTTTTTCGAAAAGTAAAGTGATCTCAGCATTTTTTTTGAGTTTTTCGGCTTTGGGATATTTGAAATTTGTCATTTACGGAGTGTAAATATAAGGGAATTTTATTTGTTTGGAAGATGCTTCGAGAACTTTAGCGTGACATCGTTAACAAATTAACCGCTAAAAAAACAGTTAGCATTAGAAATGTCATGCCGAGGCTCTCGAAGCATCTAAATGTTATAATTTTAATCTTTTTTAATTAAATGATTAATAACTTCCGCTGCTGCATACAACCCAAAAATCGCAGGAATAAAGCTGATCGTCCCGTAAAAAGATCTTTTATAGTTGGTTCCGTCTGTCATTTTCAGGCTGTCTTCATTTTGAAGCTCATTAGAAAAAACGCAACGAATTCCTTTGTTTATTTTTTCTTTTTTCAGCCTTTTTCTTACCTGTTTGGCAAGATAGCAATTGTGGGTTTTACTGAGATCCCTTACCATCACCTTGCTCGGGTCGCTTTTTCCGCCGGCGCCCATAGAACTTACTACTTTTATTTTTCTTCTTCTTGCAGCGATTAATAAGGTTAATTTTGGTGTTACACTGTCGATACAGTCAAGAATATAGTCAAATTTTCCTTCATCTAAAATCTGGTGCATTCTTTCGGGATTCAGGAATTCATTGATTTTGGTTAAGTTAAGCTTCGGATTAATATCTAAAAGTCTTTCGGCAACCACCTCTACTTTGTGCATTCCTACGGTGGAGTGTAAAGCGGGTAACTGTCTGTTTATGTTGGTGATATCAACAGTGTCTCCATCTACGATGGTCATATTTCCGACGCCTGCTCTTGCCAGAAATTCGGCAGCGAAGGAACCTACACCACCCAAACCGACAACAAGTACTGTCGCTTTATTCAACTTTTCCAATCCTTTTTCCTTGATAAGAAGCTCCGTCCTTTCCAGCCAATATTTATCCATTTTTTATCGTCTCTAAATTTTCTAAGATTTGTTTATTTAAATTTTCCAGAGAAATTTCCTTTATTTCAGATACTTTCCGGTACAATTCTTCGATATTGAAATCTTCATTGTCTGTTTCTAAAAAGATTTTGTCTAAAGGAGTAATTTTCAAAGTATTTTGCAAAGATAAATTATACAAAACAGCATTTCCAAAACTCAGATAAAAATTATTTTTAAGCAAATCTTCCGCAATACTTTGTTTTTTATTAAAACCATGAATGATCATCGGTTGTTTGGCGAATTTTTTAAAGGAAATCACCTCATAAAATTTTCGTACACAATGAATGATCACAGGCTTTTTCACTTCATTTGAAATGGTAATCTGCCTTAAAAAAACATCTCCCTGGATTTTCTGGTCAATTTCTACAAAAGAATCCAACCCGCATTCTCCGATGGCAAAACAATTTTCCGTAATGTTTGATTCCAGCCAATTGAACTGATTTTCAAGATCATTCACCTCAATATCTTTCGGATGGATGCCGATTGAATATGGAGAATCCGCCGGAATGCCCTTCCAATCGAGGTTGTAGATTCCGCAAGAAATATTTTTTTTATGATGATGAAAATCAAAAAATTCCATTTTCAAAAATACTATTAATTTAGAATTAACGTAAATTTCTTAAACAAACGTTTATAAATCTGTTAAAAATTTCTTAACTTTACTCAAAGTACACTTCATGAAGAAAAAATTTACAGAAAAACAAATCCACATTTTAGACATAGCCGAAGAGCTGATTGCAAAAAAAGGTTACGAAGGCACATCCGTAAGAGACATTTGTTCCAAAGCCAATATCAACGTTGCGATGATCTCTTATTATTTCGGTTCCAAAGAAAAGATGATGTCGTATCTCTATCAGTACAGGGTATTGAAAACCAGAGAAAATTTTTCAGAATTTGCCGATACCATTAAAGACGGAAAACCGGAAATGCAGATGAAAGAAATTATTAAATATATTGTCGCTCAGTTATTTAAATATAATTATTTTCATGGATTTGTCACCCAGGAACTTCGCCACACCGACAATTTAAAGGATGAATTGCTGGATTTTTATCAGCTTTTTGTTAAAAAATTAGATGAAGTCATTAAAAAAGGCGTGGCTTCCGGAGTTTTTACCTTTACCCCAAAACCTGAAGATATTCTTACGACGATTATAGGCTCGACATTGTTTGTCATCCGCAACAGAAATTTTTACGAGCTTTATGTTCCGAACAAAAGCGAGGAAACTTACTCGAAAGAAGCCGAAAAAAAAGTGAGAATGAATCTTTTAATGAGTGTTTTTGCAATTTTGGGATACGCTGCAGACTAAAATTACGTTAAATAATCATAAAAAAAAATCTATTGGCAAAAAAGTTATATTTTTGCAAATTAGTAAATCGGCTGTATAATCCGAAAACTGTTGAATTTTTATATGAAAAAATATATTTTAGGTCTTTTTGCTGTATCTGTAGTGGCGTCATGCGTGAGTCAGCAGGAAAAAGCGATGAAAAGTGCTGATAAGAATTTCATTTTGAAAGCAGCTAATGAAAACTTTGCTAAAAAGAAGTGGAAGAATGCTTTGGCGCTTTATGACAGGCTTCCGAATCTTGTGGCAGGAACGGATGATGCTCCGAATGTGGTTTTTAATTCTGCATATGCGAATTATTATGATAAAAACTACAAATTGGCGGGTCACCAATTTAAGAACTTTTCCATAAGCTTTCCTCAGGATAGCAGAAAGGAGGAGGCGGCTTATATGTCGGCTTTATGTTACTACGAAGGATCTATGGATTATAACCTGGATCAGTCGAGTACGGAACTGGCAATTAATGAGCTTCAGGACTTTTTGAACAATTATCCGAATTCGGAAAGATCTAAAAATATCAATACTCTTATCGAGGAATTGTCTTATAAGTTGGAGTTTAAATCTTACGAAAATGCAAGACAATATTTCAGTATGGGAGATTACAAGGCTGCCAACGTAGCTTTGGAAAATGTACTGGAAGATTTCCCGAGTACAAAACTTCGTCCGAAAATTTATGATTATATCGTAAAATCCCGTTATGAGCTGGCTACAAAATCTGTTTATGACCTTAAAGATGAGCGTATTGAAAACGCATTGGCTTTTACAAGACAGATCGAAAAAGAAATGCCGAATACCGATGTTGCGAAAACAGCTTTAGACATCAGAGAAAAACTTGAAAAGGAAAAGAAAGATTTTGTTGTCGTTAAAAAACAGACGGAAGCAAGAATCGCAGCTTTAACGGAAAGACAAAAAAAGCTGGAAGCGAAGAACGCTGAAAAGACAAAAACGGAACAACAAATGAAAGATCAGGTAGATGCAGAGAAGAAAGCAATGCAGATCCAGAGGGATAGTGCGGCACTTCAGACACCTCCGCCGGCAGCGACTTTCAAAATTCAAAGATAATTCGTAAATTTGCGAACTTAAATAAAATTAATATTCTCAAAATGAGTGTAAAAGATACAAAAGCAGAAGTAAACACGATTACTTACGATAAGGATAAGATTGAAGACAAAGTAGGTTCAATCTACGAAGCGATTGTTATCATGGGAAAGAGAGCAGAACAGATCAACGCTGAAATTCGTACAGAATTGCACAATAAGCTTGATGAGTTTGCAGTTCACAATTCTACATTAGAAGAAGTTTTCGAAAACAGAGAGCAGATCGAAATCTCTAAACATTACGAAAAACTTCCGAAACCAACTTCTATTGCGATCGAAGAGTGGCTAAACGAAGACATTTACTTCAGAAAAACTGAAGAAAGAAAATAAAAACCGGTGTGTTTTTTATATATGAAGGTCATAAAGGAAATGAGTTCTTTTATGACCTTTGTTGTTTCCATGTGTTT is a genomic window of Chryseobacterium wanjuense containing:
- a CDS encoding tRNA threonylcarbamoyladenosine dehydratase; the protein is MDKYWLERTELLIKEKGLEKLNKATVLVVGLGGVGSFAAEFLARAGVGNMTIVDGDTVDITNINRQLPALHSTVGMHKVEVVAERLLDINPKLNLTKINEFLNPERMHQILDEGKFDYILDCIDSVTPKLTLLIAARRRKIKVVSSMGAGGKSDPSKVMVRDLSKTHNCYLAKQVRKRLKKEKINKGIRCVFSNELQNEDSLKMTDGTNYKRSFYGTISFIPAIFGLYAAAEVINHLIKKD
- a CDS encoding DUF4126 domain-containing protein — protein: MLDNVPYLPYVISAFIGIGLAAATGFRVFLPMFAVSLASYLHWIPMNEHFEWLAGLPTLITTGIATIVEILAYYIPFVDHLLDTVSVPMATVAGSVLFASQFADLGTFPQWALALIAGGGTAATISSGFAGIRAASTATTGGLGNSVVGTTETAGAGIMSVLAMAAPIIAGICAIALVIVVIFVGRKAWRKLRRNKDVIDHT
- a CDS encoding DNA-directed RNA polymerase subunit omega; the protein is MSVKDTKAEVNTITYDKDKIEDKVGSIYEAIVIMGKRAEQINAEIRTELHNKLDEFAVHNSTLEEVFENREQIEISKHYEKLPKPTSIAIEEWLNEDIYFRKTEERK
- a CDS encoding outer membrane protein assembly factor BamD translates to MKKYILGLFAVSVVASCVSQQEKAMKSADKNFILKAANENFAKKKWKNALALYDRLPNLVAGTDDAPNVVFNSAYANYYDKNYKLAGHQFKNFSISFPQDSRKEEAAYMSALCYYEGSMDYNLDQSSTELAINELQDFLNNYPNSERSKNINTLIEELSYKLEFKSYENARQYFSMGDYKAANVALENVLEDFPSTKLRPKIYDYIVKSRYELATKSVYDLKDERIENALAFTRQIEKEMPNTDVAKTALDIREKLEKEKKDFVVVKKQTEARIAALTERQKKLEAKNAEKTKTEQQMKDQVDAEKKAMQIQRDSAALQTPPPAATFKIQR
- a CDS encoding DUF2975 domain-containing protein, with amino-acid sequence MMKISAKPINFKFNDYLSNGYEFLKNNFGNLFVAFLLCIVMSIIPFCSFLAIGNFYKYCRNLKAGRQASPGDIFNFDDFMAYFVLQLILIGAVLLLCFPMMIFMPVAAMANGGEPSAGLPIFVVIYMIAMYIVILIVSLKAFYMIGLISLGGVRDIKTAWQMSSTMSKGNLLSIFLFSLVVSILGQLGILACGIGLFLTLPFVHTSHYFAYEDALQQVGNDEIKEIGSKNEF
- a CDS encoding TetR/AcrR family transcriptional regulator — protein: MKKKFTEKQIHILDIAEELIAKKGYEGTSVRDICSKANINVAMISYYFGSKEKMMSYLYQYRVLKTRENFSEFADTIKDGKPEMQMKEIIKYIVAQLFKYNYFHGFVTQELRHTDNLKDELLDFYQLFVKKLDEVIKKGVASGVFTFTPKPEDILTTIIGSTLFVIRNRNFYELYVPNKSEETYSKEAEKKVRMNLLMSVFAILGYAAD
- a CDS encoding LptE family protein → MNFKVKNIKIKQPKFSWLLLLCLGVLHSCYSFTGSSLTDEKTVQINEFPNNAALVNPTLSQQFSTDIQNRFLQRTTLKGTKENPDILIEGEITDYSITPTTISSTTVPTNSGGTIQESQNKLTITVKVHYENKLHPDSSFDRTYSDEAVFNSNLSQSEIESSQVKIATDRIINKIFNDIVANW
- the rnpA gene encoding ribonuclease P protein component, with translation MTNFKYPKAEKLKKNAEITLLFEKGKWKTNGNLRIIILKNKPTVPIESTKFAVSVSKKYFKRAVHRNRIKRLLRECYRLNKDLFKETFGDKTMAMLFWVSPEMPEKFQDVQEQFIKLCQAQKKP
- a CDS encoding TatD family hydrolase — encoded protein: MEFFDFHHHKKNISCGIYNLDWKGIPADSPYSIGIHPKDIEVNDLENQFNWLESNITENCFAIGECGLDSFVEIDQKIQGDVFLRQITISNEVKKPVIIHCVRKFYEVISFKKFAKQPMIIHGFNKKQSIAEDLLKNNFYLSFGNAVLYNLSLQNTLKITPLDKIFLETDNEDFNIEELYRKVSEIKEISLENLNKQILENLETIKNG